From one Macrobrachium rosenbergii isolate ZJJX-2024 chromosome 52, ASM4041242v1, whole genome shotgun sequence genomic stretch:
- the LOC136833695 gene encoding uncharacterized protein, with protein sequence MKVTLSLLVLCVLLGLCLAYPSPYPEAVAEADPHRRHHFGGFGGYGGFGGLGGFGGYGGYGGYGGYGGYGGYGGLWG encoded by the exons ATGAAGGTG ACTTTGTCTCTCCTCGTCCTGTGCGTCCTCTTGGGATTATGCCTGGCATATCCTTCACCATATCCCGAAGCCGTAGCCGAAGCTGATCCCCACAGGAGGCACCACTTTGGCGGATTTGGTGGATATGGAGGATTCGGAGGCCTCGGAGGCTTCGGTGGTTACGGAGGCTACGGAGGCTACGGAGGCTACGGAGGCTACGGGGGCTACGGGGGCTTGTGGGGCTAA
- the LOC136833694 gene encoding keratin-associated protein 19-3-like: protein MKVTLSLLVLCVFLGLCMAYPFPNPEAEAEANPHRRHFGFGGGYGGFGGLGGFGGYGGYGGYGGYGGYGGYGGYGGLWG from the coding sequence ACTTTGTCTCTCCTCGTCCTGTGCGTCTTCTTGGGATTATGCATGGCGTATCCTTTCCCTAATCCTGAAGCTGAAGCCGAAGCCAATCCCCACAGGCGGCACTTCGGATTTGGTGGTGGCTACGGAGGATTCGGAGGCCTCGGAGGCTTCGGTGGTTACGGAGGATACGGTGGTTACGGTGGTTACGGAGGCTACGGAGGCTACGGAGGCTACGGAGGCCTCTGGGGTTAA